Within Vespa velutina chromosome 8, iVesVel2.1, whole genome shotgun sequence, the genomic segment aactgtTTTGTGGAACttgaacaaatattaattcaaaattatttcgtattaatatttGCCTTTTTTTGTTAAGTGAAATTCTCGGTTTTAATTCTATATGTTGAGTTTCATTGTGtcaaatatgttaaaaataaacttattCATTGAAATAGTATGAATGGTATgagtgaaaatattattaatgactaGAATGAGTTAATTTCTAGATGGCTAAAGTTTTTTTCAATATGGAAGACTTGAGCAGGACAATACAGCTTATGGCAGAAAACATTCACGTACGTATGCTATATGCCACCTACTGTTGCAGCTCTCTGAAACCCGTTGCAATAACTATATAGAATGAAATcctatattattctatatgtTTTTGGATGttgtaatatttccaaatttttGACAAATACTATTATTCATGCAGCGTGGAAATGAGAGTCAATCCAGTAGTTTACTTAGAATATAAACAGATATTCTAAGggcattaaataaaaattattgaaatgaaGTGAGTAGGACCAGTCatgattagaaatataaatgtaagaatttttatcaataatagtCTAATAGTTGCGCTTTGCGTTACGTTTGATTCGTGATTACAGGTGGTAAAACTCCGGATATTGGTTCTAGGACATTTACTGAAATTATGCGGGAACAATTGCTTAAAGGAGAAGAAACTGAGGTGTGTAATGATAACTTCAAATTCtataaaagtttaataaatgtatatataacggaattatacattatacatataccatCAATCTCTAAtaccccctccccctttaGCTAAGTTATTTTACCACAGTGGTTttgttttacaaaataattttactaattaaataactatctaataatttataatataataaacttttaataatatatttataattgaaaataaaatattatcttaatatttaactatactttatataaatctagtattttacacatttttattatatttttaagcaTAATGTTAAcctaattttatttgtaaatttttagttaagaaagaaattagcAGAAAAAGCCAAGGAGGGTACTTTAAAAGCAAATGGTGAACCTAAACCAGTACCTAAAAAAAGAGGACGTTGGGACCAAACAGATGATGTTCCTACGTCTAAGAAAATATCTGGAACTTCAGCTACGCCAACTTCATGGGATAATGCTGATGTGAGAATCACAACAGTttcaaatataacattttttaattattatttatatttatttttatgtattatttatatactatttatgtactatttatatactatttatttttcaaataaattttataggtAACTCCAGCTGCTATTAGATGGGATGAAACTCCTGGTCATGGTAAAGGAGGAGAAACACCTGGGGCTACCCCAGGAATAAGCACTAGAATGTGGGATGCCACACCAGGGCATGCGACTCCTGGTGCTGCTACTCCTGGTAGGGAAACACCATCACATGAAAAAACTGTTTCGAGTCGTAGAAATCGTTGGGATGAAACACCAAAAACAGAAAGAGGTAAATTCAGAGTGAATGTTAAAATGAATTACTGTTTCTGAAATAGTAATAGAACAAATTGtaagtaatataaacattaaaaatagaaacaccTGGACATAGCAGTGGATGGGCCGAAACTCCCAGAACTGATAGAGTAACTGGAGATTTAATTCAAGAAACGCCAACACCATCAGCCAGTAAAAGGCGTAGTCGATGGGATGAAACGCCATCAAATCAAACGCCTGGATCCATGACACCGCAAACACCTGCTACTCCACTTACAACTCCACACCAAGCTAGTGTTTTAACTCCAAGTGGAGTTACACCCACAGGACCTAAAGCAATGGGTTTGGCAACTCCAACACCAGGACATTTGATGTCTATGACACCAGAACAATTACAAGCTTACCgctgggaaaaagaaatagatgaaAGAAATAGACCACTTTCTGATGATGAATTAGATGCTTTATTCCCGCCTGGTTATAAAGTTCTACAACCACCTGCAGGTATTTCTGTATTTTGTGCATTGATAGTAAACCTGTAAATGAAgccatatgtatgtaattatatgtttttaaattgttatatttttaataggatATATACCAATACGTACACCTGCAAGAAAGCTCACAGCAACACCAACTCCTATTGCTGGTACACCCCAAGGATTCTTTATTCAGACTGAAGATAAGAATGCAAAATTTGTAGACAATCAACCAAAGGGCAATTTACCATTTATGAAACCAGAAGATGCtcaatattttgataaacTCTTAGTTGATGTGGATGAAGAAACTCTCAGTccagaagaacaaaaagaaaggaaaattatgaAACTACTTCTAAAAATTAAGAATGGTACACCACCTATGAGAAAGGCTGCTCTAAGACAAATTACAGATAAGGCAAGAGAATTTGGAGCTGGACCACTGTTCAATCAAATTCTGCCTTTATTGATGTCTCCTACTCTTGAAGATCAAGAAAGGCATCTGCTTGTAAAAGTTATTGATCGTATTCTCTATAAATTAGATGATTTGGTTAGACCATATGTGCACAAggtaagaatattatattggttaagatcaaatatattatttacttattagaataattatgatatataaatacaatgttttatttttcatagattttGGTTGTTATTGAACCTTTGTTAATTGATGAAGATTATTATGCACGTGTTGAAGGTAGAGAAATCATTTCCAATTTAGCAAAAGCCGCAGGTTTAGCTACTATGATTTCCACCATGAGACCTGACATCGATAATATTGATGAATATGTTCGTAACACAACTGCTAGAGCATTTGCTGTGGTTGCTTCTGCTTTAGGAATACCTTCACTATTACCATTCTTAAAAGCTGTATGTCGTAGTAAAAAGTCTTGGCAAGCAAGACATACAGGTATTAAAATCGTACAGCAAATCGCTATCCTTATGGGATGTGCTATATTACCACATTTGAAAAGCTTAGTCGAAATAATAGAACATggtaaatatcaaattatattatattatattagattagctaataaataatatcagaattttcagtattttgtatttaaataaataatataagtatttaatattttttactaaaaaTGTCGACATGACTTGTTggctataatataatttatttattttcaaagataaataattttatttgtaggACTGGTGGATGAACAACAAAAAGTTCGTACTATCACTGCATTAGCTATAGCAGCTTTAGCTGAAGCAGCTACACCATATGGTATTGAAAGCTTTGATTCTGTTTTAAAACCATTGTGGAAAGGTATACGGACACATAGAGGGAAAGGCTTAGCTGCATTTTTAAAAGCAATTGGATATCTTATACCGCTTATGGACGCTGAATATGCTAATTACTATACTCGCGAAGTGATGTTAATTCTTATTCGAGAATTTCAGTCTCCTGatgaagagatgaaaaaaatagttttgaaagtaagatatatttaaattatttactttaataatttttctttttatataatatataacttacaatttataattaggTTGTCAAACAATGTTGCGGAACTGATGGCGTCGAAGcacaatatataaaagatgaaattCTGCCACAtttctttaaacatttttGGAATCACCGAATGGCATTGGATCGTAGGAATTATCGACAGGTATCTTGCATTTACAcactttttatttgattaaaaatattatgtataaaagtataatgtaaatataaattacgtgAATATTACAGCTTGTTGATACAACCGTAGAAATAGCAAATAAAGTTGGTGCatcagaaattattaatagagtAGTAGATGatttaaaagatgaaaatgaacaatatagaaaaatgGTTATGGAAActattgaaaagataatggGTAATTTAGGAGCAGCTGATGTCGATTCTCGTTTGGAAGAACAACTTATTGATGGTATACTATATGCATTTCAAGAGCAAACTACAGAggtacattatattttttctaatcgtaatacatttttttattaattgtaataattgatagtataaataattatttttcattataggATGTTGTAATGCTTAACGGCTTCGGTACTATTGTCAATACATTAGGAAAAAGAGTTAAGGCTTATTTACCTCAAATATGCGGTACCATATTATggagattaaataataaatctgcTAAAGTACGACAACAAGCAGCTGATCTAATTTCACGTATTGCAGTTGTTATGAAAACCTGTCAAGAAGTAAAATTAgtattctataaattttttaaccaaataacatattatacaaattcttaaatataataaacaaattcttaaatattttaggAAAAACTTATGGGTCATCTAGGTGTTGTACTTTATGAATATTTAGGTGAAGAATATCCAGAAGTTTTAGGCAGTATTTTGGGAGCTTTAAAAGCTATTGTTAATGTGATAGGAATGACCAAGATGACTCCAcctataaaagatttattaccACGATTGACtcctattttaaaaaatagacATGAAAAGGTTATACaacttttataacaaaattatattattaaaaaattattaaattcattattttataggtACAAGAAAATTGTATCGATCTTGTAGGTAGAATAGCAGACAGAGGACCCGAATACGTATCCGCTCGTGAATGGATGAGGATATGTTTTGAActtttagaattattaaaagcaCATAAAAAAGCAATTAGACGAGCAACCGTAAATACTTTCGGTTATATTGCAAAAGCTATCGGGTAAATACCAAaccaaaaaatattacaaataaatgaaataataaaaaaaattaattaataatcaaattaaaaaaaatatatttacgttttCAGACCACATGATGTTTTAGCTacacttttaaataatttaaaagttcAAGAACGTCAGAATCGTGTATGCACAACCGTAGCTATAGCCATAGTTGCAGAAACATGTAGTCCATTTACAGTTTTACCAGCATTGATGAATGAATACAGAGTACCTGAATTAAATGTCCAAAATGGTGTACtaaaatctttatcttttttatttgaatatattggAGAAATGGGAAAAGATTATATCTATGCTGTTAGTCCATTATTAGAAGATGCACTCATGGATAGGTAAGTTCATTGTATAATTACATACTTTTGTTATTGTGAGAACATAttgatataatgatatatcaaTTTCAATGACATTACAGTATAttcacaattaattttattacataatagGGATTTAGTACATAGACAAACAGCTTGTGCAGCTATTAAACATATGGCACTTGGTGTTTATGGTTTTGGCTGCGAAGACgcattaattcatttattaaatcatgTATGGCCCAATGTTTTTGAAACTTCACCACATTTGGTGCAAGCATTTATGGATGCAGTTGATGGTTTACGTGTTGCACTTggtccaataaaaatattacaatatacatTACAGGtatattaatcttatataGATTCCATTTAAATGTTGTGTATGTAGATATTCGGTTTATTtagcaatattaattttctagcatattaataattaataattagcaatattaataatattaaataattattattattatttcctatatataccttattttgtatttttgattTAGGGTTTATTTCATCCCGCTAGAAAAGTTCGAGATGTgtattggaaaatatataattctctttatattGGTGGACAAGATGCTCTTGTTGCTGGTTATCCACGAATTATGAATGATCCAAAGAATCAATATATAAGATACGAATTGGactatattttgtaataaataagtacAATGTGCAAACTATGTAATATCTATGACAATTATTACaatcaatttataatacattataaaaaatgtgtttcatattatattgaatcaaattaatatagctacaatatttattttttgtttgctttatTCAATAAACCATATAAATAgtttaagaaaatttctatttaaattagtaattatgattattaataaaactgtaaaaataaaagcctATGTAACAATTGTATCTAATTGATTTcgcaatattatatatttttgaataattataatagtacaCAAAATCTAATTTTAAGCATGTTGAAGATATTgcataaacattttaaatatatttatctatatagtgaaattataataagaaaacaatCCGTGATGCATTAATACTCTTAATGTTTTCGATCttgtatatgaaaaatttcatattattgttgtttccATCAATAATTCTAAAGGTACTTGAATCGTTTTTTCTCtgattattttcaagaagttaattatcagaaaaaagaagaaattgtaacgattaaacgaaatatatgCAATATGCACTTGCATAAATCTATGTAAATTCAAATTCCATCGAAAAGAATTCTATTACGATTACGTTTTACAAAAGTTGTTCCCGCCAAATAATTCTtgcatgataaaaaaaatacttagaCGTTGCCAACTATATAAACCGAATATGATTCAAATATATCAACCAGAGCATTTTTACATTGCAAAACATTATTCGAAGAGAACAATCTCAGTTCaacaaatgatatttatgTAACGATAAGACAGAAGACAAGTTGAAGTATTTTGAATTCAAGCTCGAtaagaaagatttatatattaatgtgaCAATCAAAGTTATGAAATCATCGTTCGAAAAGTCGGTTTTCGTTAGGTTGGTATAATTTGTCCTCACGGTAGTTTCCGGTCTTCACGGTGTATGCCAGGTGTAAATGCATGCATTTTCACAAGCCGCCGTGAAAAAACGCGCTTTGTCAAGAATTGATGAACCTTTATGTGAATTAAAATTGGTATGgtgtatgtaataatatttggaATACATTgtcgatttatattatcataacgGAATAATAGTAAACTACGGTCAACTGTTTTGCATTATTATTCGTGATAGCGTTCACTTATTACGTACGTGCATCATCAGTTAAAAAACACATCGGTCTCTGTATTCATGCCAATTTGTCATCGTTGTACCATCGTATCGTTTAAAAAGAACGTAAGAACAAATAAATCGTCCaatcttctttgttttttgttttcttctttaacgcataaaaataaaaagaaaacttcttATTTGTAAGATCGATTATCAAGCAACAAAAGCCGCAAACGAGCGGATGTTAAGTGATTTTGACATCAAGCGTTGACATGCCGCTTCTTCGTAAGCAGCCGTTTCAACGTCTTCACGTCTCCTCCGACTTTAAGGATGACGATGAGGTTTTCCACTGTGAAGTTACTAATGAGATCTTCAAAGACTACAAGTAAGTTAATaacattaagaaaaattgtatcaaGAAAaactttgtaattttattgtgTTCATTTGGATTTACTCTCTTTATAAAgtttactttaatatttagaattatattcgtatcttttttaatagtatagaatattgtttttatttatttatttacctttaaatatatgtaatttatttagcTTTGAAATGATAGCAAAAGtgctcatttattttttagttttatcttttagataaatattatatagctattactattaataattctttatttgaaaagttatgcgattcatttgttaatattatatattgcagTGAATTTTGTGAGAGAATTATTCTATGCAACTCTCTTATATGGTCATGCAGTATTACAGGAAGAACTAATATGACATATGAAGAAGCATTGCAATGTGAAGAAAATGCTAAAAGAAGTCTAAAGGAGTTTCCGATGGaagtatgatatatttatatataatattattccatATTATGTTATTTGTTTTCCTATTTAATGAGTCATAGTGACAGTGCATTAAACAGAAGTATTTAAACATACTTTAGACTGTGTTATGCAtgtaatacttattatttggACTATACTGTTGCATTACTTCTCTTATATCTTAGGACCTTATTTTTCATAGTTACGGATTCCTATATTATACCTTGCCAGTAAAACAAATAGATCATCTTTTAATGAAATGGTAGAGGATGTTTATCAATTTGCAAGAGATCGATACTTTGTTGGTGAAATGGTTGAAGCAAGTTTTACTGAAGAATCATGGTGTGATTGTCATGTTCTCCAAGTTATTGAACCAACAGAACAACAACTTAAACCTTATACTAAAGATACTAGCaggtacatattttatttctacataaatatttaaatattttcatcgatttaattattataatcgtaggTGTCCACAAGAACATCAGTATCATCCACCAGCCAAGTTATTTCGTTATGAAGTAGAACAATTAGATTGTGGAGATTCTGATGTTAGTCAACTTATGATAGTAGAAGCTGGACAAGTAAGAAGACGAAAACAGCATTATAGTAGggaacgtaataaaatatttctccgTCAGCTCTgtgaacaaaatgaaaatggtATATGGATAGTTAAGGTTAGCAGAatgtaacaattattatatttgtaatgtaaataatttgtaatttaaatgtaataattatattcataatatttgctatattttaatttgttattttcctTAGGAGAGTGTCTTACAAAAATATGGTATCAGTAAAGTACGTTTTGATACAATATTTACTGGTCCTGCACCTGATTTTTCTCAGCGTACCAAAAAAGTAGTAAAACATAAACAAGAATCTATAGAAAAATTCCTTACTTCAGATGTATCCAAACATAGAACCTTTGAAAAACCTGACCCATTAAAAAAAGTGAATGAAACTGGAATAGTtgtgaaaaaatatagaaaaccAAGGTAAGgtttttctattatacttaataaaaaattacatgaTATTATAAGATTTTCTTAATGCTTTAAAGTTTATCAACAGAACAAATGGGAAATTTAAAGAAGACCTTAAAGCCAAAGCTCttgaagaaaaagcaaaacgtAAAGAGGAAAGAGTATTGAAaagtgaacgaaaaaaagaagagaaacaaaaattagcCGCTCTTGCTGCATATGTAAGACAATGGAATAAACCACGAGAAGATCTCGAATGTGAAGATCTTCGTCCTATTCCAGAATCTGTCCCAATTAATTCTAGTATACCTAATGAAAAGTTTGGTGATTGTGCATTTATCTTAGAATTTCTGGAGTTCTTCAACGAAGAGTTAGAAGTTGTTACATATTTTCCTGGTGGCTTTAACTTTGATTTATTAGAGAGATCAATGTTAACCAAAGAAGCTTCTGGACCATGGAGCGATTTATTACAGTTACTActgtcaaatattttcaaataccaAGCAGCAGAGGAAGATGAAATTCATGCACATGCGTCTAACATAGTagttgatattaatatatatgaaggAGTATCATCTATGGAAAAATCAGTAAAATTAGCAACCATAGCTTCTAAATGGTGTCAAACACAACATGGATGCAAGTTATCAGAGCTTACATTAGATCATACAACATTAAGTGAGATTTTAAGACAGCATTTATTAAGTTCTGGTGGTCGAATAAGCGAAGCTGCTTCAAAATGGCGCTATTCTCAACGAGGTATGAATTAGATTTCTTCTTATATCTGTGAAaacattacaataaaatatgatttattgttAGGTGGATATACAAATCTTGATGATCCTGCACTTCTcttaagaataaatgaaacatatattttaagattGTTAGGGCATCGTAATGTTTGTGAATTTAATTTAGAtgacaaattaaaattagtaACATGTCTCATAAATCAATTACTTACTTTTGCTTCGATACGTGATTTTATTGAAGAAAGACATGAAAAACTTCATCaagcaaagaaagaattaaaactaTTTATGATTgctgaacaaaaaaaaggaaaggaagaaaaagaaaaattgaaagaaaaagaaggaaaactaGACGACGAGGATCAGAAACCGAAGAAAATTACACGTGGTAATtgcgaggaagagaaaaagagagaagaatatgaatataaattaaaagaattgcAGGAAGCATCCAGAGACAACAAAATGATGGTATATTTAGGTGCAGATAGAGCTCATAGGAGATATTGGAGATTCTTATCAATACCAggttattttaaattaatagatatatatctagttataaagtaattaatttcatgTTTCCTttctgtaataatatattattaattgcaaACTATATTGCCTTTTCACATATAGGCTTATTTGTGGAAAATGATGAATGGTGGCCAGGTAATTGTCTTCCTGAAGGAACTCCATATAATCCAGAgttaaaagatagagaagcaACGTACgcatatttaagaaataaatttgaagatGAATTTAGTGATAAAGAAAACAGTTTTAAAAAAGCTAGAAAATCACCAAAAAAAGTTACATTTTCTGAGAAAAATGGTGTTAAATCTCctagaaaagattttaaacaTGAGTTAACAGATATTAGACATAATTTAATGGCATGTACAGGAGATAAAGATTGTCCTATACACTGGAAGAGATGTGGATCTAAATGGAGTTTTTATGGGAAAATAGAAGATATAGaaactttaataaattctCTAAGTAAAAGAGGAATTAGAGAAGGTGAATTACGTAATAACCTAGAACATGAAATGTCTAGTTTAATATCTGTAATTGAGGAATGCCCCAGACATAAATTGAATCCTGAAGTTGTAAGTATCTTGATTGTAATTATGAAATACAAGATGACATACAAATTTACTGTTTGTATTAGTTTTCAGAACCTGTAAAAGGACAGGCCAATAAGactggaaagaaaaataaatatgaaaatgctAACCTAAATTTTCCTACTAACTTGTCAGTTGATAATGTAATGGAAATGACATtaagagattttattttagactttgaggaaaaaattaaaggtGGTTGTTTAGGAAATTTAAAAGTTAT encodes:
- the LOC124950853 gene encoding splicing factor 3B subunit 1 isoform X2: MDSIPRTHEDIEAQIREIQSKKKEIQNATTEKDQVGLGKTGFYDQDIYDGSNNKYDGYVTSIAANDEIEDEDYEPNTFGSNKRAGYNAPAALLNDVAQSDKDFDPFADRRRPTIADREDEYRQKRRRMIISPERVDPFAEGGKTPDIGSRTFTEIMREQLLKGEETELRKKLAEKAKEGTLKANGEPKPVPKKRGRWDQTDDVPTSKKISGTSATPTSWDNADVTPAAIRWDETPGHGKGGETPGATPGISTRMWDATPGHATPGAATPGRETPSHEKTVSSRRNRWDETPKTERETPGHSSGWAETPRTDRVTGDLIQETPTPSASKRRSRWDETPSNQTPGSMTPQTPATPLTTPHQASVLTPSGVTPTGPKAMGLATPTPGHLMSMTPEQLQAYRWEKEIDERNRPLSDDELDALFPPGYKVLQPPAGYIPIRTPARKLTATPTPIAGTPQGFFIQTEDKNAKFVDNQPKGNLPFMKPEDAQYFDKLLVDVDEETLSPEEQKERKIMKLLLKIKNGTPPMRKAALRQITDKAREFGAGPLFNQILPLLMSPTLEDQERHLLVKVIDRILYKLDDLVRPYVHKILVVIEPLLIDEDYYARVEGREIISNLAKAAGLATMISTMRPDIDNIDEYVRNTTARAFAVVASALGIPSLLPFLKAVCRSKKSWQARHTGIKIVQQIAILMGCAILPHLKSLVEIIEHGLVDEQQKVRTITALAIAALAEAATPYGIESFDSVLKPLWKGIRTHRGKGLAAFLKAIGYLIPLMDAEYANYYTREVMLILIREFQSPDEEMKKIVLKVVKQCCGTDGVEAQYIKDEILPHFFKHFWNHRMALDRRNYRQLVDTTVEIANKVGASEIINRVVDDLKDENEQYRKMVMETIEKIMGNLGAADVDSRLEEQLIDGILYAFQEQTTEDVVMLNGFGTIVNTLGKRVKAYLPQICGTILWRLNNKSAKVRQQAADLISRIAVVMKTCQEEKLMGHLGVVLYEYLGEEYPEVLGSILGALKAIVNVIGMTKMTPPIKDLLPRLTPILKNRHEKVQENCIDLVGRIADRGPEYVSAREWMRICFELLELLKAHKKAIRRATVNTFGYIAKAIGPHDVLATLLNNLKVQERQNRVCTTVAIAIVAETCSPFTVLPALMNEYRVPELNVQNGVLKSLSFLFEYIGEMGKDYIYAVSPLLEDALMDRVYFIPLEKFEMCIGKYIILFILVDKMLLLLVIHEL
- the LOC124950853 gene encoding splicing factor 3B subunit 1 isoform X1, with translation MDSIPRTHEDIEAQIREIQSKKKEIQNATTEKDQVGLGKTGFYDQDIYDGSNNKYDGYVTSIAANDEIEDEDYEPNTFGSNKRAGYNAPAALLNDVAQSDKDFDPFADRRRPTIADREDEYRQKRRRMIISPERVDPFAEGGKTPDIGSRTFTEIMREQLLKGEETELRKKLAEKAKEGTLKANGEPKPVPKKRGRWDQTDDVPTSKKISGTSATPTSWDNADVTPAAIRWDETPGHGKGGETPGATPGISTRMWDATPGHATPGAATPGRETPSHEKTVSSRRNRWDETPKTERETPGHSSGWAETPRTDRVTGDLIQETPTPSASKRRSRWDETPSNQTPGSMTPQTPATPLTTPHQASVLTPSGVTPTGPKAMGLATPTPGHLMSMTPEQLQAYRWEKEIDERNRPLSDDELDALFPPGYKVLQPPAGYIPIRTPARKLTATPTPIAGTPQGFFIQTEDKNAKFVDNQPKGNLPFMKPEDAQYFDKLLVDVDEETLSPEEQKERKIMKLLLKIKNGTPPMRKAALRQITDKAREFGAGPLFNQILPLLMSPTLEDQERHLLVKVIDRILYKLDDLVRPYVHKILVVIEPLLIDEDYYARVEGREIISNLAKAAGLATMISTMRPDIDNIDEYVRNTTARAFAVVASALGIPSLLPFLKAVCRSKKSWQARHTGIKIVQQIAILMGCAILPHLKSLVEIIEHGLVDEQQKVRTITALAIAALAEAATPYGIESFDSVLKPLWKGIRTHRGKGLAAFLKAIGYLIPLMDAEYANYYTREVMLILIREFQSPDEEMKKIVLKVVKQCCGTDGVEAQYIKDEILPHFFKHFWNHRMALDRRNYRQLVDTTVEIANKVGASEIINRVVDDLKDENEQYRKMVMETIEKIMGNLGAADVDSRLEEQLIDGILYAFQEQTTEDVVMLNGFGTIVNTLGKRVKAYLPQICGTILWRLNNKSAKVRQQAADLISRIAVVMKTCQEEKLMGHLGVVLYEYLGEEYPEVLGSILGALKAIVNVIGMTKMTPPIKDLLPRLTPILKNRHEKVQENCIDLVGRIADRGPEYVSAREWMRICFELLELLKAHKKAIRRATVNTFGYIAKAIGPHDVLATLLNNLKVQERQNRVCTTVAIAIVAETCSPFTVLPALMNEYRVPELNVQNGVLKSLSFLFEYIGEMGKDYIYAVSPLLEDALMDRDLVHRQTACAAIKHMALGVYGFGCEDALIHLLNHVWPNVFETSPHLVQAFMDAVDGLRVALGPIKILQYTLQGLFHPARKVRDVYWKIYNSLYIGGQDALVAGYPRIMNDPKNQYIRYELDYIL
- the LOC124950853 gene encoding splicing factor 3B subunit 1 isoform X3 — protein: MREQLLKGEETELRKKLAEKAKEGTLKANGEPKPVPKKRGRWDQTDDVPTSKKISGTSATPTSWDNADVTPAAIRWDETPGHGKGGETPGATPGISTRMWDATPGHATPGAATPGRETPSHEKTVSSRRNRWDETPKTERETPGHSSGWAETPRTDRVTGDLIQETPTPSASKRRSRWDETPSNQTPGSMTPQTPATPLTTPHQASVLTPSGVTPTGPKAMGLATPTPGHLMSMTPEQLQAYRWEKEIDERNRPLSDDELDALFPPGYKVLQPPAGYIPIRTPARKLTATPTPIAGTPQGFFIQTEDKNAKFVDNQPKGNLPFMKPEDAQYFDKLLVDVDEETLSPEEQKERKIMKLLLKIKNGTPPMRKAALRQITDKAREFGAGPLFNQILPLLMSPTLEDQERHLLVKVIDRILYKLDDLVRPYVHKILVVIEPLLIDEDYYARVEGREIISNLAKAAGLATMISTMRPDIDNIDEYVRNTTARAFAVVASALGIPSLLPFLKAVCRSKKSWQARHTGIKIVQQIAILMGCAILPHLKSLVEIIEHGLVDEQQKVRTITALAIAALAEAATPYGIESFDSVLKPLWKGIRTHRGKGLAAFLKAIGYLIPLMDAEYANYYTREVMLILIREFQSPDEEMKKIVLKVVKQCCGTDGVEAQYIKDEILPHFFKHFWNHRMALDRRNYRQLVDTTVEIANKVGASEIINRVVDDLKDENEQYRKMVMETIEKIMGNLGAADVDSRLEEQLIDGILYAFQEQTTEDVVMLNGFGTIVNTLGKRVKAYLPQICGTILWRLNNKSAKVRQQAADLISRIAVVMKTCQEEKLMGHLGVVLYEYLGEEYPEVLGSILGALKAIVNVIGMTKMTPPIKDLLPRLTPILKNRHEKVQENCIDLVGRIADRGPEYVSAREWMRICFELLELLKAHKKAIRRATVNTFGYIAKAIGPHDVLATLLNNLKVQERQNRVCTTVAIAIVAETCSPFTVLPALMNEYRVPELNVQNGVLKSLSFLFEYIGEMGKDYIYAVSPLLEDALMDRDLVHRQTACAAIKHMALGVYGFGCEDALIHLLNHVWPNVFETSPHLVQAFMDAVDGLRVALGPIKILQYTLQGLFHPARKVRDVYWKIYNSLYIGGQDALVAGYPRIMNDPKNQYIRYELDYIL